In Eschrichtius robustus isolate mEscRob2 chromosome 11, mEscRob2.pri, whole genome shotgun sequence, the following proteins share a genomic window:
- the PRPF19 gene encoding pre-mRNA-processing factor 19 has protein sequence MSLICSISNEVPEHPCVSPVSNHVYERRLIEKYIAENGTDPINNQPLSEEQLIDIKVAHPIRPKPPSATSIPAILKALQDEWDAVMLHSFTLRQQLQTTRQELSHALYQHDAACRVIARLTKEVTAAREALATLKPQAGLIVPQAVPSSQPSVVGAGEPMDLGELVGMTPEIIQKLQDKATVLTTERKKRGKTVPEELVKPEELSKYRQVASHVGLHSASIPGILALDLCPSDTNKILTGGADKNVVVFDKSSEQILATLKGHTKKVTSVVFHPSQELVFSASPDATIRIWSVPNASCVQVVRAHESAVTGLSLHATGDYLLSSSDDQYWAFSDIQTGRVLTKVTDETSGCSLTCAQFHPDGLIFGTGTMDSQIKIWDLKERTNVANFPGHSGPITSIAFSENGYYLATAADDSSVKLWDLRKLKNFKTLQLDNNFEVKSLIFDQSGTYLALGGTDVQIYICKQWTEILHFTEHSGLTTGVAFGHHAKFIASTGMDRSLKFYSL, from the exons ATGTCCCTCATCTGCTCTA TCTCCAATGAAGTGCCAGAGCACCCGTGTGTGTCCCCCGTCTCTAATCACGTCTACGAGCGGCGGCTCATTGAGAAGTATATTGCAGAGAACGGCACAGATCCCATCAACAACCAGCCTCTGTCCGAGGAGCAACTCATTGATATCAAAG TTGCTCACCCAATCCGGCCCAAGCCTCCCTCCGCCACCAGCATCCCGGCCATTCTGAAGGCCTTGCAGGACGAATGG GACGCAGTCATGCTCCACAGCTTCACCCTGCGCCAGCAGCTGCAGACCACCCGCCAAGAGCTGTCGCACGCTCTGTACCAGCACGATGCCGCCTGCCGTGTCATCGCCCGTCTCACCAAGGAGGTCACTGCTGCCCGAGAAG CTCTGGCTACCCTGAAACCGCAGGCTGGTCTCATCGTGCCCCAGGCTGTGCCGAGCTCCCAGCCGAGTGTTGTG GGTGCAGGCGAGCCGATGGATTTGGGCGAGCTGGTGGGAATGACCCCCGAGATTATTCAGAAG ctTCAAGACAAGGCCACTGTGCTAACCACAGAGCGGAAGAAG agaGGGAAGACTGTGCCTGAGGAGCTGGTGAAGCCGGAAGAGCTCAGCAAATACCGGCAGGTGGCATCCCACGTG GGGTTGCACAGTGCTAGCATTCCCgggatccttgccctggacctctgCCCCTCCGACACCAACAAGATCCTCACTG GTGGGGCAGATAAAAATGTCGTCGTCTTTGACAAGAGTTCTGAGCAAATCCTGGCCACCCTCAAAGGCCATACCAAGAAAGTCACCAGCGTGGTcttccacccttcccag GAGCTGGTGTTCTCCGCCTCCCCAGATGCCACTATCAGGATTTGGTCTGTTCCGAACGCCTCTTGTGTACAGGTTGTTCGGGCCCATGAGAGTGCTGTGACAGGCCTCAGCCTCCACGCCACTGGTGACTATCTCCTGAGCTCCTCTGATGACCAG TACTGGGCCTTCTCTGACATCCAGACAGGACGTGTGCTCACCAAGGTGACCGATGAAACCTCTGGCTGCT CTCTCACCTGTGCGCAGTTCCACCCGGACGGACTCATTTTCGGGACAGGAACCATGGACTCTCAGATCAAGATCTGGGACTTGAAG GAGCGCACCAACGTGGCCAACTTCCCTGGCCACTCGGGCCCCATCACCAGCATCGCCTTCTCCGAGAACGGCTACTACCTGGCTACGGCGGCTGATGACTCCTCTGTCAAGCTCTGGGATCTGCGCAAACTTAAGAACTTTAAGACGTTGCAGCTGGATAACAACTTTGAG GTGAAGTCACTGATCTTTGACCAGAGCGGTACGTACCTGGCCCTTGGGGGCACAGATGTCCAGATctacatctgcaaacagtggacGGAGATTCTTCACTTTACAG AGCATAGCGGCCTGACCACGGGGGTGGCCTTTGGGCACCACGCCAAGTTCATTGCTTCAACAGGCATGGACAGGAGCCTCAAGTTCTACAGCCTGTAG
- the TMEM109 gene encoding voltage-gated monoatomic cation channel TMEM109, whose amino-acid sequence MAGSGSSSPWGKHLFQVVLMFLVALLLLHSASSQSHRDFVSPGQQKREVPVDLLSQIGRSVRGTLDAWIGPETTHLVSETLAQVTWVISSAISVAFFTLSGIAAQLLNVLGLEGDHLTQDLKLSPSQVQTFLLWGAGALVAYWLLSLLLGLVLALLGRILWGLKLALFLAAFVALVRSVPDPSTRALLLLALLTLYALLSRLTGTRASGAQLEAKVRGLERQVEELRWRQRRAAKGPRSVEEE is encoded by the exons ATGGCAGGCTCAGGCAGCAGTTCACCATGGGGCAAGCATCTGTTCCAAGTCGTCCTGATGTTCCTAgtggccctcctcctcctccactcagCGTCATCCCAGTCCCATCGAGACTTTGTGTCACCAGGCCAGCAGAAGAGGGAGGTCCCAGTTGATCTCCTGAGCCAGATAGGTCGATCTGTGCGGGGAACCTTGGATGCCTGGATTGGGCCAGAAACCACGCACCTAGTTTCTGAG ACCTTGGCTCAGGTGACGTGGGTCATCTCATCGGCCATCTCTGTGGCCTTCTTCACTCTGTCTGGGATTGCCGCACAGCTGCTGAATGTCTTGGGGCTAGAAG GAGATCACCTCACCCAGGACCTGAAGCTCAGCCCCAGCCAAGTCCAGACCTTCCTGCTGTGGGGAGCGGGGGCCCTGGTTGCCTATTGGCTGCTGTCCCTGCTCCTTGGCTTGGTCTTGGCCTTGCTGGGGCGGATCCTGTGGGGCCTGAAGCTTGCCCTCTTCCTGGCCGCTTTTGTGGCCCTGGTGAGGTCAGTGCCCGACCCTTCCACCCGGGCCTTGCTCCTCCTGGCCTTGCTGACCCTCTACGCCCTGCTGAGCCGGCTCACTGGCACCCGGGCCTCGGGGGCCCAGCTGGAGGCCAAGGTGCGGGGGCTGGAGCGCCAGGTGGAGGAGCTGCGCTGGCGGCAGAGGCGAGCGGCCAAGGGGCCCCGGAGCGTGGAGGAGGAGTGA